attttattcatctttttttctatgaatgtaaataaaacttaatttgttgggtaataatgcttgaaaattttatacaaggctcgtactatattgttacaattcaatttaaaaaatattaaaaatcctctgtcacagtttttttaataagcatttaaagttcaaatcttgaaaaaatacggaaaaatcacgaaaattagcaaattattttgaattgataattcataaaaatttttctttttaaatctaagatttgaaaatgtaatacaagattattcataagtttgcctacctttatcaaaataattgtcCACAAgcaaatttaattacatttttatgggcgtttatattttcacaagattggatattcactcgatttctcttttaacgattttgttattttatttttattcaaaaacgaatatttgtaaatacatgaagattttactgaatgtttatattttcattttctatacaccaaaaaattttgaaaatattttgattctttttgagctgtttacggatattgtcaattttcaattttttttgtttttttcctataaatatcaataacattttatttgttgggtaaaaaagcgtgaaaatttaatacaaggttccacgtGAATAGGATATAtataggatatatatatattaggtactttattcacaataatatcatcaaatatagtatatacttagtaatatcttaggctgactgaccgttttcgctcagagtcgtttttcttatacaatgatattatgtcattgaattcaaatttaacaccatccattacagtgacccacgtgtaacctattgtacagcagagcgacatccacttgcccacttttttatcTTTACAGTTAGGtgttataatttacagtataaaattTCAAGACAAAACGGTATTTAACGAAAAATGTCAGaagacataaatattattggtaaagggttcattttttaatattttatttgctatAATGTATTTCTCATTTCGGtactttttaaataggtaccaattttttcaaaagtttctATAACATTTACGATggtattataaatcaaaaaattctaAAAGTATTTTACGAAAGAAATCATTGTATTAtagtttgaatttatattatagtatagacaagtatatatagaatataagtattaattctAAGTTTCTATAAAACAGAtatcaaatttgatttttaccaaaaatgtaGGTGATATAAATTCAGTAAGTACTTAGGCCATATTTACAGGTACTTTAATAAgcgaaaaaattcaaaataaaatgaaacttaaggaaaattattttatcacacgAAAAACGCAGATTGATTATTGTtgcacattttatttaaaactttaaaagagAAATATGAAAGAAAAACCAATGATatgaaatgaattaaaaatgttacaaaaaaacaaacaatgacaatctgaattataataaataataattgttagtcaatattatgcttattttgaacaaaatatttgtttaaactaCCTAATTAgatgatattttaaacaattatacgaTGGATGAGGCCAAGTACCCAAGCATTACAAAATCAAACTTTACCTGATATAACAAGTCCTCTGGAAAAAGATTATGGGACGAGTCGGATACACTCAAACGAGTCCAGGAAACTTTATCTCATGCATAGTAAttgtatatgaatatttattaataagttcCCAAAACTgatcgaaaatatttttaaaatgtcttgtCGTTATATTTAATTGACCAATTCAGcctgactattatattatttagaattttatgcgtggtaaatttaacaaaaatgcaaacgaataagtaaataaaaaatattaataaataattaattatagataatattaattgaccAATTCAGcctgactattatattatttagaattttatgcgtggtaaatttatcaaaaatgcaaacgaataagtaaataaaaaatattaataaataattaattatagataatattattatatcatgtaatttGGAGACAAAACTTTAGTACACATTTAATCTTgagatttaattattaaatacgtttttatagtttttaaatgacaagtataaaatgtatattatatgtattaattaataattttaacaaaaagtaaatacaatataaaatatataataatatatgattatacatttattacagtaattttgttcatatttataaattggacgattacattttagattttgaggagagcgaggaagctatagtggttttacaatggtcttttttttttttttcctgtatacaaaatttctaccagaaagagtgcttcgatttcaaaatatagtaccttatcttttagcaaattggaccAAAATAGAACTTTAGAGGgcaaatttttcgattttctcaaaaattattggctttatttaatgccacggaaaaaaccaccgacaaataaaaagaaaactgcTAAATGGGattataatttctaacgctttgtttattggCCTAAataccggatttatatgtttttacatatcgttactgggtctaaGCAGTCTTATATaggagtaaaaaatgtggacgatTCGTTCAATTCCGAATgcgtagaaaaaagttttttttgcatatttgagaatattttatgggttagagaatatttaacccaTTTAGCATACTTtagaatatttcgtaaattgtgagaaaaattttgtatttattttgaatttaattgaacatttacaatttttttttttatcatttccaacttTCCAACTAAATATTTCCTAGTAATGAACACCGTAACCAGTATTATACCATAAACagtcaattttattaattttttttttcagttattcttaaacaatttaaagtttattttttttttaaaaacctataataaaaactataataaagaAGTTGAATCGTTTCAACTCAAAAAGGCTAGAGAtgaattgttttatgtttaaaattaaaaaaaactaaccaaaatatagaaaaaaattgtgttgaAAGTTTTTGTCATGCTTCTTTTATgcttcttttaatatttttaagtgcatataattaagaatttaagTACTTTTTTCAGCGtctattttgattattattattattattattaagtgttaTGAGTCCCGAAGTTCGAACCCTGCTTATAAGCATTAATTATTAGGAGATTCTGGGCAGGGGCGTAATTAAGGGGGGATGAGGGGGATAGACCCCCCCCAGagccttcataatattatatatatctatatatataaaaagacttgtcctgggtgattcatcatcgcctagccggaactgctgaagctatggatatgaaattttcagtaaatgtatttattactatgtataggcgcactaagaaaggatttttcgaaattcgtattttaaatagctgctcaaacagggacattgaggttcaagatggaaattggaaattttatttttatttattaatagttgccattggttacactctacagtagaaattagtaattatttattattggttgccattggttattcgggcgGATCAGGTACAATAGCTGGCATCaattcgaattatattataatatcaaaattaacttgatataacttcgataatttagagttaaatcctacacttacgtacaaacagcactgggtccgcgaccTACCACAGAtaaattgcctacctgatattgCTTACCCTATTGcttatactgctgcgaatcagaatttttattccaggaaacagaaaagttaagatacatttcgaacaccatacaccgaatattaaataacgaattgaacaaagtttgagtcatatagagttggtacatttaacgggcaacaaagtgcacgggatcagctagttatattatatactcaccaatgtacttgaaaatttaatattttgttgtaaaaaaaatgtatatacccccccccccccccccccaggacaaattcctaattacgccactgattCTGGGTATCCACTTCTTCAGTGACAGTGACCTTCAACACTGCTATATTAAATACAAGTAGTgcagttgaaaattgaaatacattacaatacaaaacaaatatgtgtacaattatttattatagtcttaTAGAAGCTTAATAGGTTCCGTTTCAgccatattattaggtatctggtatattgTATTCTAGTCTTGGGATTGGGCGATTTTAAATTCCCACCAACTTCACTATCACACTActgtggtaatattattattatttattttagtacgacataactgttaaatatatataccatttaaataattaataatacacaaattgaatatataatttatgtatattatattatatataattattattatttaggtattctCCATAGGAACTTTTTTGCATATAAAACCTTTAATAGGTACTTTCTTAATTATTTCCATAACTTATTCGGCAGCAAGATAAGTtactgttgttacttgttactaGGACCTTAGTACCTTACTAGCTACTATTATTTTGGTACAcatcaaatgtatttattattgcagTTAGAGTATATGGATACTGAATAGTTTCCTATAGGAAtaagtatacttatttaatatacttacatgTCTAAACCATTGGTCTTGATGCTTGGAAATAGGGACGAATTTCTTGAAGTATATGCTCATTTGATACACTGCTTCTTTTTgtggatatacatttataagtataacatcTTTGTAATTGAAATATGAAGGTGAAtactgaaacataatatatagtaactcTACAAAGTCTTTAGATCtatttgcaatataatataaatagcaaTGTAGGCCTAAAACCTAAATACTTTGTAAGCAAATATTagaacagaatataatatttatgatattaattattaactaaagatttatgtataggtaagtaCCGGCATACCgctaataatgattattataataatacgtatatatatacgtacctacaaaatgttttatatttatttgatatttatatgcTTGCTTACGTTGTGTATATAAGTGTCTATAGTGTTATGTAGCCATGTAAAggtatctaattatattatattttcaattttggtcCACCCAATATTATCTAAGTACCTAATATTGgctaataattttcataatttacttgtaaaatatttacatttttagaaaaatgcaAAAGTAAGCATAGGCAATAaggttacctatacctactgcaGTACTGCATATACCTATCTAagcacattttaaatttcatcaaAGTCTAATTTCTAGCAATAATAAGCGATTCATAgaacaaatttgaatattaatacatttactcatcagtatgtattatgtaaatataatattttgatacaattagTCTGGTcactaagtaggtatacaactatttaatagtatattattgtagtacctATTGTACTGAATTCGAGTAGGGAACAAATAACATGgcattaatattaactatattgttatttgttattgacTATGTAATATGAATAGAAACAGACAAGTAACGAGTTAGCATTATATTCCTTGAATATGTTTTccatacctacgacctacctagtaatacttacatagttacatcCTACGCATGGCTGATGCGGATACATATTAATTCTTAGGTACCAAATGTCTACATCACTCAATTATACCTACTAGGTATACTGTAacatattacgtattataacatattacatattacatattaggttataatatacgacctatataatatattatgtttgaatgtttctcaatagaaaaaaaaattttcaaataaatatttacaaataagtatttaactgtaataatcattttatctATCAAATGCTGGACCGGCTCAAGGACAAAtagtgaactaggcaaaatcaaattttgccgcccttaacaatagaatattatcagtattttaaaaatgccgcCCTCTTACTAATGTGCAGCTTAAGTGCCGCCCTAGGCATGggcctatgtcgcctaccccttGAGCCGGGCCTGATCAAATGGGGtatattgatgaattaaatcgattgataatttttttatttttaataataggtacgtttctaaaatctatagatataggtaatcTGAATAAATGTATGTAAGAAATAGGTATAATGACATAACGATATAATGTACCAGTACCTTGCTAATATGTACTAGTaagtacaataatttacatacctattataaattataattattaaattatgtaaaaaatgtatgttataaaaattattttttaagttgaaaaacCAAATCAACCTAGGTTTTTGCGATTTAACTATCAAAATTGAATCCGAAAATCGACCTTACATTAAAGAAACATTTACCTGAAGACTGAAATAAAATCCTgcctattatataagtactcgtTAGTTGTCacctatgatattaataatcattatcgaACTTCATAGTAATGGCCAACGTATTGGTTTGATGAATTTGTTTGTATGGCTCAAagtctaattattatattgtactttaaatgtatttattaataaaatgttgagaGGGCACATcaatttatatgtaggtaccaaatTGTTTTCTCCGTCTTAAACACGCGTgtaatataaatgttgaaatCTCTCTCCATATATTTCActcattgtttaaaatttaaattaaggtaCTTATTGCCTATTGCCTATTGGGTATTaaaacgattataatttataaagaataacattatctgtgttgtgACGGAAgctttttgtatttaaaaaaaaaataatattcatttgtaaataggtacttttcACTGCTGACCATAAAAATCTAACCCATCTGTTTTGTGCTgactatatttcataaattatttaactggTATTCCCACCTTATAAGGAAAGATCTattaaatctgaaaaaatttaaaaaaaaatcggaccaAAACTTACCAAGTTATAGAAAATTGTATAACTCTTAAACAGTGGTTCATAAGATGTTATCggttagataaaataaagtacaaaatCAAATCATATGACAGTTTGGGAacccttgttttttttttttttatagcgtttttgataattttcagatattttttatGATCTCTTTGGATTTCTCATATAATTTACCATATGTTCCCATATGTAACCTGTTGATTTTTAAAAGGCCATGCATAGCACCACAGTGGGCCATACGTTGGACACATATATGTGTCCATAgcagtgaaagggttaaaaaaaactaataaattaaatacttataactttcttaaaaaccaaaataatgaaaaaaaatataatattattttattaaacggTTTTAATAAGTAAGATTAccctaattttaataatcacaaTTGGTGGCAGTTTTTATTACGttctaccattgattataattagtaggtaccatacatatgtattatgtgtgatgtattaatgtaaaatgtaaatatacatttgacgTATGTAAGATAGAGAAAATGTTTCTACTACAATCTACTGGGCCATTGTAACATTGCCATTCTGCCCATTCGGCCTGCTAACTACATATTATGAGACTATGTGGGTAtgataaaccatattttgtgTTAATTGTTTATCTGAATTCTATATTCATTTCtagtttcataatttttaattccaatattccatttaaaaattaaatataccaataaagttataatatattataggtacattataatttataacacatacattttaaaactaaactaaatacaaatgtaacatCTGGCCTATACCTTTAAGATATACATTAATGAAAATCGATTTTCAGTGTTTGTATGGAAACcaaaacgttttaataatatgttcataaagtagaaatattgtacctacatattgaatacaatattacatttattttattcttactttacatttttaattttaatcgacCTAATGTCACCTAATGTACCTAAACTACTATCTAGTAgagacaattttaataatttttattctgaatttgatctaaaagaaaaaattggcGAAGGCTCGTTTTCTGATGTATGGTTATGTGTGCAACGAAACAACGGACGAGAATATGCGGCGAAAGTATTGAAAAAAGATTATGGACATACAGTCGACGCTGATAAATGGAACGCTATATCCGAAGTTAATGTATCAAACTCAGTGGGAAAACATCCGTTCTTACTTATGCTAAAAAACGCATACCACGATAAAGAaaaaggaaaaattattttagtaacagaattaatgaaaaaatcacTATACGATATTATAGAAAACGGAGAATGTCCACTATCAGAATAtagaattaaaacttatatgTATCAAATGTTGGAAGGTATAATTgttgtaacaaattataataataattattattcattagaaCGTTTTGTAAAGGTTTAAGGTATTTGCACGAGAATGGATTTATCCATAGGGATATCAAGCCAGAAAATATTTTGCTCACGTCGCGGGACAAGATATTAAAGATTGGTGATTTTGGGACCACATGTCAAGCTATTTATGGCCATCAGTACAAACATTACGTGGCAACTAGATGGTACCGCTCACCTGAATGCTTGTTAACAAAAGGTTTTTACAATTCAAAGATGGATATTTGGGCTACGGGATGTGTACTTTATGAAATCGCTACCGGTCATCCGTTGTTTGATGGTCGAGACGAAAATGACCAAATTGAAAAGATTGACCGAGTATTAGGCTCTCCCGACcaaagattaataaataaatttaaaaaatataaatctgatGTGTTCGTTGCACGATACGAAACTAATAAACGAAATGTCAGAACCGCTGGAGTTGGACTGCATTCAGTGTACCAACCATACCGCCCGGCATACGATTTAATCATAGACATGATAGTTTATGATGCATCCAGGAGGTATTCGGCAAATCGATTATTACGAAAATCATACTTTTATGAGATGAATAATACGGCGTTTGAATATAAAATGAGAGAGTTTGAAAAATTGCTGAGAAATAAATCAATAGTTAACTTATCCAACGTAGATGAAAAAGTAAGTTATATAGACTGACAAATGGTAGAATGTAGAATGCAGATGAGTAAAactatttatgtaggtacttattattttttgattagtaTAAGACAGTAACtacttttgtttattataaaatatttaaattgtattttaaaattaaactttacgTATTTATTAGCTACTTGAAATATTTCGTGAATCgtgatttttaatatcaattgaaCGTACAATAATCgtgtattgaataatttatgtaGTACCTAAacctataatttcaaatttaaaacataataaacctAATTACAGTTTCCATAGAAAATCGTCATAATCTTTAGTAAAATAGGTTTATAACTTATACTATATCATTGTAGGTAGAGGTACTGATAAGGATAATCACCCCGCCTCGTTTTACAAATAtcggtaaaaataaaacattaactaACTATAGTTCTTGTGTAaactgtaaacaattatttatttcaaataatataatattaataatatttatttaatatattttttaaatttctacaaTTTAGTCGAACACAACAATAGATTCGATAATTAAAAAGCAAGGTCCTGATGGAGATCGTAAACAAAATGTGCAGACACATTCAGTAAATgctgaaaaatttgaaaaattatctgCAGACATAATTCAGCAAAATGATCAACCTAAATTGGATAAAAGGAAAacgaattcaaataaaatattatgttcaaagaccaatataaaaaaatctataatcatTCCAGAACCTGAAAATATACTCCATGGAAATCGAAAACAaaatacacgtaatataatatcaaaggaCAATACAAAAGATATTTCTCcatcaaaacaaatatacacGGAATCAGTATCGACGTTAAACAAGGGctcagtaataaaaaatattagaaataaatttgttaACCGTCAGCCGTTCAAatgataaaattacataattttttcaaaacaaattttcttgaactcaattttaataataataataaactgctgtaagtattttgtttaaaaaagaaTAACAACACATCAGGCACTGCACTAGAATTTTTTTCCAGGGGGAGGggggcaaatatttttttacatgcgCTAaggttttttaaacaaatactgaggttatttaaataaaatataaatattttcgtatcatataacataatatagctattagctatatatagtatacaagtttttatatattgtatactctaAAAGTCTAAACAGATAATATGTACAAACTTTTGAATAGTTAAATAGAATGTTTCAAGAATaatgtcaaatatattttatgtatcttatgtaagaaaatgtttaatcacagaccttcaaatgaaaaatgaaaaatgatgtacaaaaatTTCTTTATGACTTTAATATTGCATACCTTTGtgaatgaataattatgtttcttttacttacctacatttcataaatataaactaaagtaATTGTGTCTAATAATGAAAAGATGAATTTGTTTGAATCATCTTTAATGCAATCATTTGGGATAcctttgtttgtttattttaattcagtaaTATTAGTACtcaataaaggtaataataaataaatcaaaatttttttcttatttcacaatatgtaataatctaattttaatattattatttattttctatctatttaaaaatagattgtaTGTCAGGCATTGCATGTTGACACATCACACATTGATATGCCGCGTGGCACgcccgtataaaatattaatattattttatcagtttttataacTGCAAAAACTTAAAAC
This genomic window from Metopolophium dirhodum isolate CAU chromosome 1, ASM1992520v1, whole genome shotgun sequence contains:
- the LOC132933743 gene encoding MAPK/MAK/MRK overlapping kinase-like — encoded protein: MSPNVPKLLSSRDNFNNFYSEFDLKEKIGEGSFSDVWLCVQRNNGREYAAKVLKKDYGHTVDADKWNAISEVNVSNSVGKHPFLLMLKNAYHDKEKGKIILVTELMKKSLYDIIENGECPLSEYRIKTYMYQMLEGLRYLHENGFIHRDIKPENILLTSRDKILKIGDFGTTCQAIYGHQYKHYVATRWYRSPECLLTKGFYNSKMDIWATGCVLYEIATGHPLFDGRDENDQIEKIDRVLGSPDQRLINKFKKYKSDVFVARYETNKRNVRTAGVGLHSVYQPYRPAYDLIIDMIVYDASRRYSANRLLRKSYFYEMNNTAFEYKMREFEKLLRNKSIVNLSNVDEKSNTTIDSIIKKQGPDGDRKQNVQTHSVNAEKFEKLSADIIQQNDQPKLDKRKTNSNKILCSKTNIKKSIIIPEPENILHGNRKQNTRNIISKDNTKDISPSKQIYTESVSTLNKGSVIKNIRNKFVNRQPFK